The Cottoperca gobio chromosome 6, fCotGob3.1, whole genome shotgun sequence genome has a segment encoding these proteins:
- the lrrc10b gene encoding leucine-rich repeat-containing protein 10B: MGNTSRKEEGEEEGEGAKDGEESEIPENKKEEVEEELPIGVEDLFESGDPVLDLSYRKFKRLPSRVIELMHLEKLYVCGNRLRTLPDGISQLQGLRVLALDFNKMEDVPPAVCQLTSLTRLYLGSNRLMSLPPELRNLQSLRCLWVESNYFHIFPQELYDLPNLKSLQIGDNRLKALPSDLCRMEALRGLWLYGNRFDTFPKVLLRMEHLEILDLDRNKITEFPSLKRLHNLHLFSYDHNPVDSPPRVNEDVIVVGEGAAEFLEIREARNERLRKAAEEEAEELALAGHEPVIHGILKNSSSNSKQVVVTLGDADINEEEPLTNEDEEGELPVTEYDAGELEYDEQGVEYETEELICEGEGFEYEGDELEYERAQMDYEYEELEDTGRQDEGA, translated from the coding sequence ATGGGCAACACCTCCaggaaggaagagggagaagaagaaggggagggGGCAAAGGATGGCGAGGAGTCCGAAATCCCAGAGAATAAGAaagaagaggtggaggaagagctTCCAATAGGGGTGGAGGACTTGTTCGAGAGTGGAGATCCCGTGCTGGACTTGAGCTACCGTAAATTTAAGCGGTTGCCATCACGTGTTATTGAACTGATGCATCTGGAGAAGCTGTATGTTTGTGGAAATCGCCTGCGCACTCTACCGGACGGCATCTCCCAGCTGCAAGGTCTGCGAGTCCTCGCCCTCGACTTCAACAAGATGGAGGACGTTCCACCCGCAGTCTGCCAGCTCACTAGCCTCACTCGCCTCTACCTGGGCAGCAACAGGCTCATGAGCCTCCCGCCCGAACTAAGGAACCTACAGAGTCTGCGCTGCCTTTGGGTTGAGAGCAACTACTTTCATATATTTCCGCAGGAGCTCTACGACCTCCCCAACCTCAAGTCCCTTCAGATTGGGGACAACCGTCTAAAGGCGCTGCCTTCTGACCTCTGCCGTATGGAGGCTTTGAGGGGATTATGGCTTTACGGGAACCGCTTTGATACCTTCCCAAAAGTCCTGCTGCGCATGGAGCATTTGGAGATTTTAGATCTGGACCGCAACAAGATAACAGAGTTTCCCAGCCTGAAGCGTCTCCACAACCTGCACCTCTTCTCCTACGATCACAACCCAGTCGACAGCCCTCCTAGAGTGAATGAGGACGTGATTGTGGTTGGGGAAGGCGCTGCGGAGTTCTTGGAGATCCGTGAGGCCAGGAACGAGAGACTACGAAAGGCTGCAGAGGAAGAGGCCGAAGAGTTGGCTCTGGCAGGACACGAGCCCGTGATTCACGGCATCCTGAAGAACAGCAGCTCCAACTCAAAACAAGTTGTGGTGACTTTGGGGGATGCAGACATTAATGAGGAAGAGCCCCTGACAAATGAGGACGAAGAGGGGGAGCTGCCCGTCACTGAGTATGACGCAGGTGAGCTTGAATACGACGAGCAGGGGGTTGAATATGAGACGGAGGAACTGATATGTGAGGGAGAGGGGTTTGAATATGAGGGCGACGAGCTGGAGTACGAGAGGGCTCAGATGGACTATGAGTatgaggagctggaggacacGGGGAGGCAAGATGAAGGGGCATGA
- the saxo4 gene encoding protein phosphatase 1 regulatory subunit 32, producing MAEQGRIVMPTVGATGSRGRLTGNTVRRYNTSYDLGRAHFTSYLGLPSGTGFTSNQRPAIYYRPSMDHIDNPQFGLSLLSDSFTTQTKQHYQLHVRSDCMGSLPNLINKPRDSGFYQLRIRPQAETMEEKTEYQRLFVPHRLTPTVSQNHVTVGPIGESGFTEGTDLQLNTFQDKRNCLVEPLQTPGSVMKNDFTAPSFLQGTEARPSLCNSHFSRETGFTRGAIAPLACPSSLLPSPQTKSNSPTEKTIGKKEPTGSLRNAPNNQAFPNTPFDCSHFNTHYKSTFCRDADYEKVKTGHTCAGIISAKMDNGYNRRDMDRFIFRG from the exons atggctgagcagGGGAGGATAGTCATGCCGACTGTTGGAGCAACAGGCAGCAGGGGACGACTGACCGGCAACACAGTCAGACGATACAATACTTCTTATG ACCTAGGCAGGGCTCATTTCACTTCTTACCTCGGACTACCCAGCGGGACGGGTTTCACATCAAACCAGAGACCAGCCATATATTACAGGCCCAGTATGGACCACATTGACAACCCTCAGTTTGG aCTATCTCTGCTATCTGACAGTTTCACGACTCAAACTAAACAACACTACCAGCTTCACGTCCGGTCTGATTGTATGGGGTCTTTGCCAAACCTCATTAACAAACCCAGAGACAGCGGCTTCTATCAGCTGAGGATTCGACCACAAGCAGAGACTATGGAGGAAAAG ACAGAATACCAAAGATTGTTTGTGCCACATCGTCTCACACCAACAG TTTCCCAGAACCATGTGACCGTGGGTCCAATAGGAGAAAGTGGTTTCACTGAGGGAACAGACCTTCAACTAAACACATTTCAGGACAAAAGAAACTGCCTG GTTGAACCTCTCCAGACTCCCGGCTCAGTGATGAAAAATGACTTCACGGCACCGTCATTTCTGCAG GGCACTGAGGCGAGACCGAGCCTGTGCAACAGCCATTTCTCTCGAGAAACAGGATTCACTCGAGGTGCCATCGCTCCCTTGGCCTGCCCA AGCTCCCTTCTGCCCTCGCCGCAGACTAAAAGTAATTCACCAACTGAGAAGACCATTGGAAAAAAG GAGCCCACAGGGTCTCTTCGCAATGCTCCAAACAACCAGGCTTTCCCTAACACACCTTTTGATTGttcacactttaacacacactaTAAAAGCAC GTTTTGTCGTGATGCAGATTATGAGAAGGTGAAAACTGGCCACACTTGTGCAGGAATCATCAGTGCGAAAATGGACAACGGCTACAATCGTCGAGACATGGACAG GTTCATCTTTAGGGGCTAG